A single window of Plasmodium malariae genome assembly, chromosome: 8 DNA harbors:
- the CDPK3 gene encoding calcium-dependent protein kinase 3, putative: MIDNKMNESYTKRNKHIRDNGTRNKSKIYKEKIKKKKSSNKCIKNNNVLYEDSKGTSTKEELIDLKLKESKLGEKQFNKSARYKDTLIKSMKGEDFKFSRRGFILSFSGNLDDFYNLSEEPIGKGTYGCVYKATDKMLKISRAVKVVSKKKLKNIPRFRQEIDIMKNLDHPNVIKLLETFEDEEQIYLVMELCTGGELFDKIVKKGSFSEIYSSFIMKQIYSVLNYLHIRNICHRDIKPENFLFYDKSPESLIKIIDFGLASYFSDINLEMKTKAGTPYYVAPQVLAGSYDYKCDIWSTGVLFYILLCGYPPFYGESDHEILIMVKKGEYNFKGKEWDNVTQEAKDLIKCCLTMDPRKRISASEALKHPWFKKKKGAFNLDVKMDIHVLENFKNYALLLKFQKLAMTIIAQQSNDYDLQQLKSAFLHLDEEGKGNITKQQLKKGLESSGLKLPQNFDRLIDQIDSDGSGRIDYTEFLAAALDRKKLTKKLMYCAFRVFDVDNDGEITTAELAHILYNGNKKGNITERDINQVKKMIGEVDKNHDGKIDFYEFCEMMKLKY, translated from the exons atgatagATAATAAGATGAACGAGTCATACACAAAACGAAATAAGCACATCCGTGATAACGGAACTAGAAATAAGTCGAAGATAtacaaggaaaaaataaagaaaaaaaaaagctccaataaatgcataaaaaataataacgtTCTGTATGAAGACAGCAAAGGAACAAGTACTAAAGAAGAACTAATAGACTTAAAGTTAAAAGAATCAAAATTGGGCGaaaaacaatttaataaaagtGCAAGGTATAAAGATACTCTAATCAAATCGATGAAAGGTGAGGATTTCAAATTTTCAAGAAGAGGatttattttaagtttttcAGGAAATTTAGatgatttttataatttatcagAAGAACCAATAGGAAAAGGTACATATGGATGTGTATATAAAGCAACAgataaaatgttaaaaatttcaAGGGCTGTTAAAGTAGtatcaaagaaaaaattaaaaaatataccacGATTTAGACAAGAAATtgatataatgaaaaatttagatCATccaaatgtaataaaattattagagACATTTGAAGATgaagaacaaatatatttagttaTGGAATTATGTACAGGTGGTGAattatttgataaaattgtaaaaaaaggTTCCTTTTCAGaaatatattcttcttttataatgaaacaaatatattctgtattaaattatttacatattcgAAATATTTGTCATAGAGATATTAAACCtgaaaactttttattttatgataaatcACCTGAATCGTTAATAAAAATCATTGATTTTGGTTTGGCATCTTACTTTAGCGACATAAATTTggaaatgaaaacaaaagcTGGTACTCCTTATTATGTTGCTCCTCAAGTGTTAGCAGGCTCCTACGATTATAAATGTGATATATGGTCAACCGGTGTGTTATTTTACATACTTCTGTGCGGCTATCCCCCCTTTTATGGCGAAAGTGACCATGAGATATTAAttatg GTGAAAAAGGGGGAATATAATTTCAAGGGGAAGGAATGGGACAACGTAACACAAGAGGCAAAAGATCTGATTAAGTGTTGTCTTACCATGGACCCAAGGAAAAGAATAAGTGCAAGTGAGGCTCTGAAACATCCATGgttcaaaaagaaaaaaggggCATTTAATTTGGATGTTAAAATGGACATACATGTACtggaaaattttaaaaactatGCACtgttattaaaatttcaaaaactGGCTATGACAATTATAGCTCAACAAAGCAATGATTATGATTTACAACAACTCAAATCAGCTTTTCTTCATTTAGATGaagaaggaaaaggaaatatCACAAAACAACAATTGAAAAAAGGTTTGGAAAGTAGTGGTTTAAAACTACCCCAAAATTTTGATAGGCTTATCGATCAAATAGACAGCGATGGAAGTGGCAGAATAGACTACACAGAATTTTTGGCAGCGGCGCTAGATAGAAAAAAGTTAACAAAG aAACTAATGTACTGCGCCTTTCGTGTGTTTGATGTAGATAATGATGGAGAAATTACTACCGCGGAATTGGCACAT atactatataatggaaataaaaaggGGAATATAACTGAAAGAGACATTAACCAAGTTAAGAAAATGATAGGCGAAGTTGACAAAAATCATGACGGGAAG ATCGACTTTTACGAGTTCTGCGAAATGATGAAGCTAAAGTATTAG